GCATCGCGTCATCAGTCGTCTGATATGGGTTGTCTTCGGTCAGGGCGGACCGCGCAAAACGCTCTTCGATACACGTGTCTTCCGATATCACAGAGACTCCGTCGTCTTGGGATTCATGTGGGGTGCCTTGACCGTGACCGAGCGGAAATTCTACGGCTCCAACGCGCGGCGTACGTACTCGTCCCAGTCGCGTATGACCTCGCTCTGCTCATAGTGATTGCTGGCCGCGGCCAGACAGACCGCGCCTGGCGTAAAGCCGTAGAGCCGTGTCCACACGAGCCGCGGCACGAAGAGGCCGGTGCTCGGATCGTCGAGGACGTAGGTCTCCGTGCTCGAAGGGTCGACGAGATCGACGCTCATACGCCCGGCTACGCAGACGAGCAGCTGATCGGCATGTACATGGGCGTGTCCCCCGCGCTCGAATGGCGCCTGCACGTCATAGACATAGAAGACGCGCGCGATCTGAAAGGGCACTTCGAGGTTGCTCTCGAACGCCGTGAGCGCGCCGCGCGAATCCACGAAGGTAGGAAGCGCGACTCGTCTGGCCGCGGTCAGCCGCGTCACGTTAGTGAGCGCGCGCGCTGCATCCCCGCCCGGAGCTTTCGCAGAGGGGCTCGCGGACTGATGCGAGATGCCGCGCCGTGACACAAAGCGCATACCCGTGGACGAAATACCCTTCGATCGCTGAGCGCCCTTTGGGCCCAGAGACGTCTCGCTCGACTCCGTTGACGGCACATCGCGTCGCGCGGGAGGACAATCGCCACTATACGGAGCGCTTCGAACCAGGGTCAAGGTGGCCGCTATAATGCCGAGTGCGCGCGCCGCGATC
The sequence above is a segment of the Chloroflexota bacterium genome. Coding sequences within it:
- a CDS encoding FdtA/QdtA family cupin domain-containing protein; the encoded protein is MTRLTAARRVALPTFVDSRGALTAFESNLEVPFQIARVFYVYDVQAPFERGGHAHVHADQLLVCVAGRMSVDLVDPSSTETYVLDDPSTGLFVPRLVWTRLYGFTPGAVCLAAASNHYEQSEVIRDWDEYVRRALEP